The following are encoded together in the Osmia lignaria lignaria isolate PbOS001 chromosome 13, iyOsmLign1, whole genome shotgun sequence genome:
- the LOC117602348 gene encoding uncharacterized protein LOC117602348 isoform X1, translated as MVQAVGRALDVLVLTALLTLLFVDQVSSRLCNGGHVCSPPKQCCSFGCCYAVFQLHSASDMFNFLFWTYWYLWAAVLIGLAIAAACGCWLWKRHRSVMVEDCTSSDRASATPWYPPPHYSRCSSFVQALPPPYSEVTAKPDLYPLVIGYDEGSGKGTSGFVMRYFRSLSHASTLDSLSSSFMCNMVNEANTIIPPPYSCNNSVDELSAVECERMENMDVGSVASLANHRTTSDISSLAAQSPCSPPRATSPTIELRELLDKIQQLPQLPNGHSTVLPCYQNRPQVLSTPNANGSTQRPLSPGDVGSYKARRTRGKMYMPLGLPSSKNKAKRWLSRSAPTTPSGTMPMSFLPGQSRRPSETGNNNQQVVPLLSEQDETECNNVDQVNDIPLLSEQEEDQQET; from the exons ATGGTGCAAGCTGTAGGCCGCGCGTTGGATGTGCTCGTGCTGACTGCACTTCTGACGCTGTTGTTCGTCGATCAA GTGTCTTCTAGGCTGTGCAATGGAGGGCATGT CTGCTCTCCTCCAAAACAGTGCTGTTCCTTTGGCTGTTGTTACGCTGTATTTCAACTTCACTCTGCATCAGACATGTTTAATTTCCTGTTTTGGACTTACTGGTACTTATG GGCAGCTGTACTTATAGGATTGGCTATAGCAGCAGCATGTGGTTGCTGGTTGTGGAAACGTCATCGCTCAGTTATGGTTGAGGATTGTACATCTTCAGATAGAGCTTCCGCAACTCCTTGGTATCCACCACCACATTACAGTCGTTGTAGTTCTTTTGTTCAAGCTCTTCCACCTCCGTACAGCGAG GTTACAGCCAAACCAGATCTGTATCCTTTGGTGATCGGCTATGACGAAGGATCTGGTAAAGGAACTTCGGGATTTGTAATGCGTTATTTTAGATCGCTCTCCCATGCGAGTACATTAGATTCTTTAAGCTCCAGTTTTATGTGTAATATGGTAAACGAAGCAAATACCATAATTCCACCACCATATTCTTGTAACAATAGCGTGGATGAGCTTTCTGCAGTGGAATGCGAGAGAATGGAAAACATGGATGTTGGGTCGGTTGCATCGTTGGCTAATCATAGGACTACATCTGACATATCGAGTTTAGCTGCTCAATCTCCGTGTTCGCCTCCAAGGGCAACTAGTCCAACAATAGAG TTACGTGAACTTCTAGACAAGATACAACAGCTACCACAGTTACCTAATGGACATAGCACCGTTTTGCCTTGTTATCAGAATCGACCTCAAGTTTTGTCTACGCCAAACGCGAACGGCTCTACGCAACGGCCTTTAAGTCCAGGAGACGTTGGATCTTACAAAGCTAGAAGAACACGTGGAAAAATGTATATGCCATTAGGACTTCCAAGCTCAAAAAACAAAGCGAAACGGTGGCTATCGCGTTCGGCACCGACGACACCATCAGGCACGATGCCAATGTCGTTTTTACCCGGTCAAAGTAGACGACCATCTGAAACGGGTAACAACAATCAGCAAGTGGTTCCGTTGCTTTCGGAACAAGAcgaaacagaatgcaataacgTAGATCAAGTAAACGACATTCCATTGTTGTCCGAACAAGAAGAGGATCAACAGGAAACATGA
- the LOC117602348 gene encoding uncharacterized protein LOC117602348 isoform X2 has protein sequence MILDGHEIIDGILVQQVSSRLCNGGHVCSPPKQCCSFGCCYAVFQLHSASDMFNFLFWTYWYLWAAVLIGLAIAAACGCWLWKRHRSVMVEDCTSSDRASATPWYPPPHYSRCSSFVQALPPPYSEVTAKPDLYPLVIGYDEGSGKGTSGFVMRYFRSLSHASTLDSLSSSFMCNMVNEANTIIPPPYSCNNSVDELSAVECERMENMDVGSVASLANHRTTSDISSLAAQSPCSPPRATSPTIELRELLDKIQQLPQLPNGHSTVLPCYQNRPQVLSTPNANGSTQRPLSPGDVGSYKARRTRGKMYMPLGLPSSKNKAKRWLSRSAPTTPSGTMPMSFLPGQSRRPSETGNNNQQVVPLLSEQDETECNNVDQVNDIPLLSEQEEDQQET, from the exons ATGATCCTCGATGGCCACGAGATTATCGATGGAATTTTGGTGCAGCAA GTGTCTTCTAGGCTGTGCAATGGAGGGCATGT CTGCTCTCCTCCAAAACAGTGCTGTTCCTTTGGCTGTTGTTACGCTGTATTTCAACTTCACTCTGCATCAGACATGTTTAATTTCCTGTTTTGGACTTACTGGTACTTATG GGCAGCTGTACTTATAGGATTGGCTATAGCAGCAGCATGTGGTTGCTGGTTGTGGAAACGTCATCGCTCAGTTATGGTTGAGGATTGTACATCTTCAGATAGAGCTTCCGCAACTCCTTGGTATCCACCACCACATTACAGTCGTTGTAGTTCTTTTGTTCAAGCTCTTCCACCTCCGTACAGCGAG GTTACAGCCAAACCAGATCTGTATCCTTTGGTGATCGGCTATGACGAAGGATCTGGTAAAGGAACTTCGGGATTTGTAATGCGTTATTTTAGATCGCTCTCCCATGCGAGTACATTAGATTCTTTAAGCTCCAGTTTTATGTGTAATATGGTAAACGAAGCAAATACCATAATTCCACCACCATATTCTTGTAACAATAGCGTGGATGAGCTTTCTGCAGTGGAATGCGAGAGAATGGAAAACATGGATGTTGGGTCGGTTGCATCGTTGGCTAATCATAGGACTACATCTGACATATCGAGTTTAGCTGCTCAATCTCCGTGTTCGCCTCCAAGGGCAACTAGTCCAACAATAGAG TTACGTGAACTTCTAGACAAGATACAACAGCTACCACAGTTACCTAATGGACATAGCACCGTTTTGCCTTGTTATCAGAATCGACCTCAAGTTTTGTCTACGCCAAACGCGAACGGCTCTACGCAACGGCCTTTAAGTCCAGGAGACGTTGGATCTTACAAAGCTAGAAGAACACGTGGAAAAATGTATATGCCATTAGGACTTCCAAGCTCAAAAAACAAAGCGAAACGGTGGCTATCGCGTTCGGCACCGACGACACCATCAGGCACGATGCCAATGTCGTTTTTACCCGGTCAAAGTAGACGACCATCTGAAACGGGTAACAACAATCAGCAAGTGGTTCCGTTGCTTTCGGAACAAGAcgaaacagaatgcaataacgTAGATCAAGTAAACGACATTCCATTGTTGTCCGAACAAGAAGAGGATCAACAGGAAACATGA
- the LOC117602348 gene encoding uncharacterized protein LOC117602348 isoform X3, giving the protein MFNFLFWTYWYLWAAVLIGLAIAAACGCWLWKRHRSVMVEDCTSSDRASATPWYPPPHYSRCSSFVQALPPPYSEVTAKPDLYPLVIGYDEGSGKGTSGFVMRYFRSLSHASTLDSLSSSFMCNMVNEANTIIPPPYSCNNSVDELSAVECERMENMDVGSVASLANHRTTSDISSLAAQSPCSPPRATSPTIELRELLDKIQQLPQLPNGHSTVLPCYQNRPQVLSTPNANGSTQRPLSPGDVGSYKARRTRGKMYMPLGLPSSKNKAKRWLSRSAPTTPSGTMPMSFLPGQSRRPSETGNNNQQVVPLLSEQDETECNNVDQVNDIPLLSEQEEDQQET; this is encoded by the exons ATGTTTAATTTCCTGTTTTGGACTTACTGGTACTTATG GGCAGCTGTACTTATAGGATTGGCTATAGCAGCAGCATGTGGTTGCTGGTTGTGGAAACGTCATCGCTCAGTTATGGTTGAGGATTGTACATCTTCAGATAGAGCTTCCGCAACTCCTTGGTATCCACCACCACATTACAGTCGTTGTAGTTCTTTTGTTCAAGCTCTTCCACCTCCGTACAGCGAG GTTACAGCCAAACCAGATCTGTATCCTTTGGTGATCGGCTATGACGAAGGATCTGGTAAAGGAACTTCGGGATTTGTAATGCGTTATTTTAGATCGCTCTCCCATGCGAGTACATTAGATTCTTTAAGCTCCAGTTTTATGTGTAATATGGTAAACGAAGCAAATACCATAATTCCACCACCATATTCTTGTAACAATAGCGTGGATGAGCTTTCTGCAGTGGAATGCGAGAGAATGGAAAACATGGATGTTGGGTCGGTTGCATCGTTGGCTAATCATAGGACTACATCTGACATATCGAGTTTAGCTGCTCAATCTCCGTGTTCGCCTCCAAGGGCAACTAGTCCAACAATAGAG TTACGTGAACTTCTAGACAAGATACAACAGCTACCACAGTTACCTAATGGACATAGCACCGTTTTGCCTTGTTATCAGAATCGACCTCAAGTTTTGTCTACGCCAAACGCGAACGGCTCTACGCAACGGCCTTTAAGTCCAGGAGACGTTGGATCTTACAAAGCTAGAAGAACACGTGGAAAAATGTATATGCCATTAGGACTTCCAAGCTCAAAAAACAAAGCGAAACGGTGGCTATCGCGTTCGGCACCGACGACACCATCAGGCACGATGCCAATGTCGTTTTTACCCGGTCAAAGTAGACGACCATCTGAAACGGGTAACAACAATCAGCAAGTGGTTCCGTTGCTTTCGGAACAAGAcgaaacagaatgcaataacgTAGATCAAGTAAACGACATTCCATTGTTGTCCGAACAAGAAGAGGATCAACAGGAAACATGA